A genomic region of Jaculus jaculus isolate mJacJac1 chromosome 10, mJacJac1.mat.Y.cur, whole genome shotgun sequence contains the following coding sequences:
- the Fam180a gene encoding protein FAM180A isoform X2: MSRLLCPAAVLFPAAHRPKRSLSLPLNPVLQTSLEEVDLLYEFLLAELEISPDLQISIKDEELASLRKALNFRSICNGVIPKSIPSIRRLSASLASHPGVLKKEDFERTALTLAYAAYRTAQSQGHQKDVWAQSLLSLFQALRHDLMRSSGTSRSP, translated from the exons ATGTCCAGGCTGCTGTGTCCTGCAG CGGTGCTCTTTCCTGCCGCCCACCGACCCAAGAGGTCCTTATCTCTACCATTGAACCCAGTCTTGCAGACCTCCCTGGAAGAAGTGGACCTGCTCTATGAG TTCCTACTGGCTGAACTCGAGATCAGCCCTGACCTGCAGATCTCCATCAAGGATGAGGAGCTAGCTTCCTTGCGGAAGGCCTTAAACTTCCGCTCCATCTGCAACGGCGTGATCCCCAAGAGCATCCCAAGCATCCGCCGGCTGAGTGCCAGCCTGGCCAGCCACCCTGGCGTCCTCAAGAAAGAAGACTTTGAAAGGACAGCTCTGACCCTGGCCTATGCAGCCTACCGCACGGCTCAGTCCCAAGGGCATCAGAAAGACGTCTGGGCCCAGTCCCTCCTCAGCCTCTTTCAGGCCCTGAGGCATGACTTAATGCGGTCCTCTGGCACTTCAAGGTCTCCCTGA
- the Fam180a gene encoding protein FAM180A isoform X1 translates to MHPKALLLMLLFCNVQAAVSCRWGRAVLFPAAHRPKRSLSLPLNPVLQTSLEEVDLLYEFLLAELEISPDLQISIKDEELASLRKALNFRSICNGVIPKSIPSIRRLSASLASHPGVLKKEDFERTALTLAYAAYRTAQSQGHQKDVWAQSLLSLFQALRHDLMRSSGTSRSP, encoded by the exons ATGCATCCGAAGGCTTTGCTGTTAATGCTGCTCTTCTGCAATGTCCAGGCTGCTGTGTCCTGCAGGTGGGGCAGGG CGGTGCTCTTTCCTGCCGCCCACCGACCCAAGAGGTCCTTATCTCTACCATTGAACCCAGTCTTGCAGACCTCCCTGGAAGAAGTGGACCTGCTCTATGAG TTCCTACTGGCTGAACTCGAGATCAGCCCTGACCTGCAGATCTCCATCAAGGATGAGGAGCTAGCTTCCTTGCGGAAGGCCTTAAACTTCCGCTCCATCTGCAACGGCGTGATCCCCAAGAGCATCCCAAGCATCCGCCGGCTGAGTGCCAGCCTGGCCAGCCACCCTGGCGTCCTCAAGAAAGAAGACTTTGAAAGGACAGCTCTGACCCTGGCCTATGCAGCCTACCGCACGGCTCAGTCCCAAGGGCATCAGAAAGACGTCTGGGCCCAGTCCCTCCTCAGCCTCTTTCAGGCCCTGAGGCATGACTTAATGCGGTCCTCTGGCACTTCAAGGTCTCCCTGA